The following are encoded together in the Labeo rohita strain BAU-BD-2019 chromosome 17, IGBB_LRoh.1.0, whole genome shotgun sequence genome:
- the tp53i3 gene encoding quinone oxidoreductase PIG3 translates to MQQMHEERTLMRAVCVNESGKLDVKHIPRPEPKDGQLLIRVAATALNRADLLQKRGLYPPPPGESEILGLEASGVIADIGPGVKGNWILGSKVMALLGGGGYAEYVAVPEKLVMSVPSPLTLNQAAALPEAWLTAYQLLHFIAKVKPNETVLIHAGASGIGTAAIQLVRLSDAIPVVTAGSPEKLKFAEQMGAAAGINYKEEDFSEKVLQFTEGKGADVILDCVGGSFWEKNICSLAIDGRWVLYGMLGGKTADGDLLGKLLRKRGNLLCSLLRSRSLQYKAELVRSFTEQVLPHFQSTDSPLRPVIDSMFSLEDVEMAHEHMEANKNIGKIILKMGNS, encoded by the exons ATGCAACAAATGCACGAAGAGAGAACa TTAATGCGGGCAGTATGTGTTAATGAATCAGGGAAGCTGGATGTGAAACACATCCCTCGGCCTGAACCCAAAGATGGGCAACTCCTCATCAGAGTTGCCGCAACTGCTTTAAACAGAGCTGATCTGCTACAG AAAAGGGGTCTGTACCCTCCTCCTCCTGGAGAGAGTGAGATCTTGGGTCTGGAGGCCAGCGGTGTGATTGCTGACATCGGCCCTGGGGTCAAAGGGAACTGGATACTGGGAAGTAAAGTAATGGCTTTACTGGGAGGAGGAGGCTATGCAGAATATGTTGCTGTTCCAGAAAAACTCGTCATGTCTGTCCCATCACCCCTCACTCTAAATCAAGCCGCAGCTCTTCCTGAGGCCTGGCTGACTGCCTACCAACTTCTGCACTTCATAG CCAAAGTGAAGCCAAATGAGACGGTGTTGATTCATGCTGGAGCGAGTGGAATAGGCACCGCTGCCATTCAGCTGGTTCGCTTGAGTGATGCAATTCCAGTAGTAACAGCAGGGAGTCCTGAAAAGTTAAAATTTGCAGAGCAGATGGGAGCAGCTGCGGGAATCAATTACAAagaggaggatttttctgaaaaagtcCTGCAGTTCACTGAAG gCAAGGGAGCTGATGTCATTCTGGACTGTGTTGGTGGATCTTTTTGGGAGAAGAACATTTGTAGCCTTGCAATAGATGGACGATGGGTGCTTTATGGCATGTTGGGAGGTAAAACGGCTGATGGAGACTTGCTTGGCAAGCTTTTGAGGAAGAGAGGGAATCTTCTTTGCAGTCTCCTCAGATCAAGGAGTTTACAG TATAAAGCAGAGCTGGTCCGGAGTTTCACAGAGCAGGTTTTGCCACACTTCCAGTCGACAGATTCTCCCTTGCGGCCTGTGATAGACAGCATGTTCAGCTTGGAAGATGTTGAAATGGCTCATGAGCATATGGAGGCCAacaaaaatattgggaaaaTAATTCTTAAAATGGGAAACTCTTGA